A part of Haloarchaeobius sp. HME9146 genomic DNA contains:
- a CDS encoding TIGR00296 family protein, producing MSQAQSVRLTYDDGARAVELARESVEGFVLNGRREQPGSMRDAFYNRTGAFVRLESTRGRGSLRGCAGGYESSDQLGHVIVDAAIEAASEDSCGSEITPSELSNLTVSVCSVCNVVLTDDPVADMELGKHGVAIDTGTNAGWLYPTVPVEHGWSEEEYLGRVCRKAGLPPTAWQQEDVVVTLFEGQIFRERTPEGSIEELTN from the coding sequence ATGTCGCAGGCACAGAGCGTCCGTCTGACATACGATGATGGGGCCCGAGCCGTCGAACTGGCGCGGGAATCGGTAGAAGGCTTCGTTCTCAACGGTCGCCGTGAGCAGCCCGGCAGCATGCGAGATGCGTTCTACAACCGGACCGGCGCGTTCGTCCGGCTCGAATCCACGAGGGGTCGTGGGAGCCTCAGAGGCTGTGCGGGTGGCTACGAATCGAGCGACCAGCTCGGGCACGTCATCGTCGACGCCGCCATCGAGGCAGCCAGCGAGGACTCCTGTGGCTCGGAGATCACGCCGTCGGAGCTATCGAACCTCACCGTCTCGGTCTGCTCTGTGTGCAACGTCGTCCTCACGGACGACCCCGTCGCGGACATGGAACTCGGGAAACACGGCGTCGCCATCGACACCGGGACGAACGCGGGCTGGCTCTACCCGACTGTCCCCGTCGAACACGGCTGGTCCGAGGAGGAGTACCTCGGTCGCGTCTGCCGAAAGGCCGGCCTCCCTCCGACCGCCTGGCAGCAGGAGGACGTCGTCGTCACGCTGTTCGAGGGACAGATCTTCCGCGAGCGTACCCCCGAAGGCAGCATCGAAGAACTGACGAACTGA